From the genome of Gryllotalpicola protaetiae:
CGTCGCACTGCACACGCTGGCGACCGATCTGCACACCTCGGTCGCGACGATCCAGTGGGTGAGCACGGGCTATCTGCTCGCCCTCGGTGTCACGATTCCGATCACGGGCTGGGCGCAGCGGATTCTCGGCGCCAAGCGGCTCTGGATCATCGCGCTCTCCGTCTTCCTCATCGGCTCGATCCTCTCGAGCCTCGCGTGGGACGCGCCGAGCCTCATCGCCTTCCGCATCGTGCAGGGCGTCGGCGGCGGCATCATGCTGCCCCTGATGTCGACCATCGTCATGCAGGCCGCCGGCGGCAAGAACCTCGGCCAGATCATGTCGGTCGTGAGCCTGCCCGCGGTGCTGGGGCCGATCCTCGGCCCGGTGATCGGCGGAATCATCCTGTCTCACCTGCACTGGTCGTTCCTGTTCTGGGTAAACGTGCCGTTCTGCGTCGTCGGCCTGGTGCTCGCCGCGATCATGCTGCCGAAGGACGGCCCCGTGCGCCGCGCGCCATTCGACCTCGTCGGCTTCGTACTGATGGCGCCTGCGCTCGTCGCCCTGCTCGACGGGCTGTCGAACACCAGCAAGGACGGCGGATTCTCGCGGGCCGACGTGATCTGGCCGCTCGTCATCGGCGTTGTGCTGCTGGTCGCGTTCGTCGCCTGGGCGCTGCGCCGCAAGGCCCGCGCCCTCATCGACCTGATGCTGCTGAAGCACTGGCCGCTGTCGTCGTCGTCGATCCTGCTGTTCCTGTCGGGCATCACGCTGTACGGCGCGATGCTGGTGCTTCCTCTCTACTTCCAGCAGTTGCGCGGCATGACGCCGCTCGAGGCTGGCCTGCTGCTCATCCCGCAGGGCGTCGGCACGTTCATCAGCAGGTCGTTCGCCGGCCGGCTGTCGGACCGCATCGGCTCGCGCTGGCTCGCGATCGCCGGCTTCGCCATCGTCGCGCTCGGCACTCTGCCGTTCGCGTTCGCCGGGCTGCACACCAATGAGATCTGGCTGATGGCGGCGCTGCTCGTGCGCGGCTTCGGACTCGGCATCGTGACAGTGCCGCTGATGGCCCTGGCCTTCCGCGGTCTGGAGCGGGCCGAGGTGCCGGATGCCTCCATCATCAGCCGCATCGCCACGCAGGTCGGCGGCGCCTTCGGCACCGCCGTGCTCGCCGTGATCCTCGAGGGCGCGCTCAACTCGGCGACGTCGTCGGGTGGGGCGGTCGCCGCGTTCCAGGGCGCGTTCTGGTGGTCGATCGGCTTCGCCGCGGTCGGCGTCGGGCTCGCGTTCCTGCTGCCGGGGAAGGCGCCTGTCGCCGCCGCGCCGGGGGCTGCGGT
Proteins encoded in this window:
- a CDS encoding MDR family MFS transporter, which translates into the protein MSTATVDSKIDPAAWRSVWAVLVGALAVIFDTTIVAVALHTLATDLHTSVATIQWVSTGYLLALGVTIPITGWAQRILGAKRLWIIALSVFLIGSILSSLAWDAPSLIAFRIVQGVGGGIMLPLMSTIVMQAAGGKNLGQIMSVVSLPAVLGPILGPVIGGIILSHLHWSFLFWVNVPFCVVGLVLAAIMLPKDGPVRRAPFDLVGFVLMAPALVALLDGLSNTSKDGGFSRADVIWPLVIGVVLLVAFVAWALRRKARALIDLMLLKHWPLSSSSILLFLSGITLYGAMLVLPLYFQQLRGMTPLEAGLLLIPQGVGTFISRSFAGRLSDRIGSRWLAIAGFAIVALGTLPFAFAGLHTNEIWLMAALLVRGFGLGIVTVPLMALAFRGLERAEVPDASIISRIATQVGGAFGTAVLAVILEGALNSATSSGGAVAAFQGAFWWSIGFAAVGVGLAFLLPGKAPVAAAPGAAVAASAAPAKP